A DNA window from Hordeum vulgare subsp. vulgare chromosome 1H, MorexV3_pseudomolecules_assembly, whole genome shotgun sequence contains the following coding sequences:
- the LOC123402247 gene encoding uncharacterized protein LOC123402247, translating to MPLAWVEHWVKWLSDSVFRIVPLLSLLMHLILTVFSDSRRREGKGWKRGLLWLAYQLTEWGPAYVIGNLYLEKEPCGKMIVAFWVPFLLLQNARPDNISAYTIEDNELWLRVVIFVPLQSLGSILVVYRCILTNCCTTGLLRQASIIMLVVGLLKYVESAVALWLCNLSRIQKSFKKLPPIDCSLIDDYGGGKNLKDEQALLVAHGLFDICKGAFSDYSMEHMDRAAVTSMFSDQWKSMCKVVEMELSLMYDILYTKAAVVHTWPGYAIRVASPLLTATALVLFGLQCKEGMHTEDQVISYVLLGTTFLLDLRWLLRALASTWTYSFFKGAHSCLNHQVLCRKRWHKLRCWVVSLSISRLSLWLWTSDCPKKHESYRRWEGTFGRYNLLEPCCGGERHNLYSISRLLTESEDHSRDHGIPDYVKELVFNVICANLFPAPSTPTDTPTNGTPGSNGGPGPTNGPSPRPLDPNGGGNNSPGRQPNGNGTYTPPGTDSPRVPNCNCMCNLPPSWPFYPGEPFCNDMHNDPPLCPFYPRERICNGMDNERPPCRPCPRQICACGRNAPFDQRGYNVFVRTQHCPDEETSMTSSGPYEQQTNDRWRYDQAQPETYEQAYLWRNVQAGSMHGQSTLINNPKRQATSLNSTDFPLELQEAILIWHIATDLFLSCYHNVVPAAPQNDEKAIKAMSDYMMFLLAKQPSMLPGLKLRSLYEKARATPREIGKIKEGDKPSSSYTTTKEQKAKELATWMLENVDQLEDPRENRLSGLGTLWEGTQIALFLSDEKHQWIGTAMEKSVCKLAYWIPSLQELREDKDDDNMLKFILEAWVHLLMYASIRGSREAHAKQLSRGGGLTTLVWIISEHAEEGFIRSMCPALFL from the exons ATGCCG CTAGCATGGGTGGAACATTGGGTGAAGTGGTTGAGTGACTCTGTGTTCCGGATAGTGCCGCTACTCAGCTTACTCATGCATCTCATCCTTACCGTCTTCTCCGACAGCCGACGGCGTGAAGGCAAAGGTTGGAAGAGAGGTTTACTGTGGTTGGCGTACCAGCTGACCGAGTGGGGACCGGCATATGTCATCGGCAACCTGTACCTTGAAAAAGAACCGTGCGGCAAGATGATCGTCGCCTTCTGGGTGCCGTTCCTATTGCTGCAGAATGCTCGCCCGGACAATATCAGCGCCTACACCATTGAGGACAATGAGCTCTGGCTGCGTGTGGTCATATTTGTCCCCTTGCAGTCCCTGGGATCCATACTTGTTGTGTACAGGTGTATACTCACCAACTGTTGCACTACTGGATTGTTGCGTCAGGCGTCCATCATCATGTTAGTGGTAGGCCTTCTCAAGTATGTGGAGAGCGCGGTGGCTCTATGGCTATGCAATTTGAGCCGCATCCAGAAGTCATTCAAGAAGCTGCCGCCAATTGATTGTAGCTTGATAGATGATTACGGTGGAGgcaagaatctgaaagatgagcAAGCCTTGTTGGTTGCTCATGGCCTGTTCGATATATGCAAGGGTGCCTTTTCTGATTACTCGATGGAGCACATGGATCGTGCTGCCGTCACAAGCATGTTCTCGGATCAATGGAAGAGTATGTGCAAGGTGGTGGAGATGGAACTCTCCCTCATGTATGACATCCTCTATACCAAGGCAGCTGTTGTCCACACATGGCCTGGCTACGCCATCCGTGTGGCCTCACCCCTCCTAACCGCCACCGCTCTCGTGCTGTTTGGCCTCCAATGCAAAGAGGGCATGCATACAGAAGATCAAGTTATCAGTTATGTATTGCTGGGCACGACCTTCCTCCTCGATTTGAGATGGCTGCTCAGAGCACTAGCTTCAACCTGGACGTACTCATTCTTCAAGGGGGCACACAGTTGTTTGAATCATCAAGTTTTGTGCCGAAAGAGATGGCACAAGCTACGTTGCTGGGTCGTGTCCTTGTCTATCTCCAGGCTCTCCTTGTGGCTGTGGACAAGTGACTGTCCCAAGAAGCACGAGAGCTACAGGAGGTGGGAGGGTACCTTTGGGCGGTACAACTTGTTGGAACCGTGTTGTGGTGGGGAAAGGCACAACCTATACAGCATATCTAGGCTGCTGACTGAATCAGAAGACCACTCAAGGGACCATGGGATTCCAGACTATGTCAAGGAGCTGGTATTCAATGTTATATGTGCAAACTTATTCCCTGCTCCCTCGACACCAACGGACACTCCCACAAATGGGACTCCAGGGTCAAATGGGGGTCCAGGGCCCACAAATGGGCCGTCTCCAAGGCCGCTGGACCCCAATGGTGGTGGCAACAATTCCCCAGGTCGGCAGCCCAACGGCAATGGCACCTATACGCCTCCAGGGACTGATTCACCCAGGGTGCCGAACTGCAATTGTATGTGCAATTTGCCTCCTTCATGGCCGTTCTACCCCGGGGAGCCTTTCTGCAATGATATGCACAATGATCCTCCTTTGTGTCCATTCTACCCCAGGGAGCGGATATGCAATGGTATGGACAATGAGCGTCCTCCATGCCGGCCCTGCCCCAGGCAGATCTGTGCCTGTGGGAGAAATGCACCATTTGATCAAAGGGGATACAATGTGTTTGTAAGGACGCAGCACTGCCCTGACGAGGAAACCTCAATGACCTCGTCCGGACCCTATGAGCAACAAACTAATGATCGCTGGAGGTATGATCAAGCCCAACCTGAAACCTATGAGCAAGCTTATCTTTGGAGGAATGTCCAGGCTGGTTCCATGCATGGCCAGTCCACACTCATCAACAACCCCAAAAGGCAGGCCACTTCCCTCAACTCCACAGATTTCCCTCTTGAGCTCCAAGAGGCAATCCTCATCTGGCACATCGCCACAGACCTTTTCCTCTCGTGTTACCACAATGTTGTCCCAGCAGCGCCCCAAAATGATGAGAAGGCAATCAAGGCGATGTCGGATTACATGATGTTCCTCCTCGCCAAACAACCGAGCATGCTGCCTGGCCTCAAGCTTCGCAGCCTGTACGAGAAAGCCCGAGCTACCCCGAGGGAGATAGGAAAAATTAAAGAGGGGGATAAACCCAGTAGTAGTTatacaacaacaaaagaacaaaAGGCAAAGGAGCTCGCCACGTGGATGCTGGAAAATGTGGATCAGCTCGAGGACCCAAGGGAGAATCGTCTTTCGGGCCTTGGTACTCTCTGGGAAGGAACTCAAATCGCTCTGTTCCTGTCTGACGAAAAGCATCAGTGGATCGGAACTGCGATGGAAAAAAGTGTGTGCAAACTTGCGTACTGGATTCCGAGCTTACAGGAACTTCGTGaggataaggatgacgacaacatgTTAAAGTTCATCCTGGAAGCGTGGGTGCATCTCCTCATGTACGCGTCCATCCGGGGCAGCAGGGAGGCCCACGCCAAGCAGCTCAGCCGAGGTGGTGGGCTCACGACCCTCGTCTGGATCATCTCGGAGCACGCGGAGGAGGGGTTCATCAGATCGATGTGCCCAGCACTTTTCCTCTGA